Proteins encoded in a region of the Alkalinema sp. FACHB-956 genome:
- the ftsH2 gene encoding ATP-dependent zinc metalloprotease FtsH2, whose protein sequence is MKPTWRTILLWALPAIVVGFFLWQSSLMPMGGNNAARNTASTRMTYGRFLEYLDANRVKAVDLYDNGRTAIVEAVDPELDNRIQRLRVDLPGNSPELIARLRDSHIALDSHPPRNDGALWNILGNLVFPILLLSGLFFLFRRSNNIPGGPGQAMNFGKSRARFQMEAKTGVMFDDVAGIEEAKEELQEVVTFLKKPEKFSAVGARIPKGVLLVGPPGTGKTLLAKAIAGEAGVPFFSISGSEFVEMFVGVGASRVRDLFKKAKENAPCIIFIDEIDAVGRQRGAGIGGGNDEREQTLNQLLTEMDGFEGNTGIIVIAATNRPDVLDAALLRPGRFDRQVTVDIPDIKGRLDVLQVHARNKKIADDVSLEMIARRTPGFSGADLSNLLNEAAILCARRRKEAITIQEIDDAVDRVVAGMEGTPMVDSKSKRLVAYHEVGHAIVGTLLKHHDPMQKVTLIPRGQARGLTWFMPSEDSGLISRAQIMARITGALGGRAAEDVVFGRAEVTTGAGGDLQQVTGMARQMVTRYGMSDLGPLSLESQQGEVFLGRDWMTRSDCSEEIQARIDAQVREIAEHCYEDARRIIRENREVIDRLVDLLVERETIDGDEFRQIVAEYAVVPEKEQLNVRI, encoded by the coding sequence ATGAAACCGACCTGGAGAACAATTTTACTCTGGGCACTGCCCGCGATCGTAGTAGGGTTCTTCCTGTGGCAAAGTTCCCTGATGCCGATGGGTGGGAACAATGCGGCCCGAAACACCGCAAGCACACGCATGACCTACGGACGCTTCCTGGAGTATCTGGATGCGAACCGGGTTAAGGCTGTTGATCTCTATGACAATGGCCGTACCGCGATCGTGGAAGCAGTGGATCCCGAATTAGATAATCGTATTCAACGGCTACGGGTGGATCTGCCTGGCAACTCTCCAGAGCTGATCGCTCGTCTGCGGGATTCTCATATTGCGTTAGATTCCCATCCTCCCCGCAATGATGGCGCATTGTGGAATATCTTAGGAAACCTGGTATTCCCCATCCTGCTGCTATCGGGGCTGTTCTTCCTGTTCCGCCGTTCCAACAACATTCCCGGCGGCCCTGGCCAAGCCATGAACTTTGGCAAGTCCCGCGCCCGCTTCCAGATGGAAGCCAAGACCGGCGTCATGTTTGATGACGTAGCTGGGATCGAAGAAGCCAAGGAAGAACTGCAAGAAGTCGTTACCTTTTTGAAAAAACCTGAGAAGTTCAGCGCCGTGGGTGCTCGAATTCCCAAGGGTGTGCTGCTAGTAGGCCCCCCTGGAACCGGGAAAACCCTGCTTGCTAAGGCGATCGCCGGGGAAGCAGGCGTACCGTTCTTCAGCATTTCCGGTTCAGAATTTGTGGAAATGTTCGTTGGGGTGGGTGCGTCCCGCGTCCGTGACCTGTTTAAGAAAGCCAAGGAAAATGCACCTTGCATCATCTTTATTGATGAAATTGACGCAGTCGGTCGTCAGCGGGGTGCTGGCATCGGCGGCGGCAACGACGAACGGGAACAAACCCTGAACCAGTTGCTGACCGAAATGGATGGCTTTGAAGGCAACACTGGCATCATCGTGATTGCTGCGACGAACCGTCCCGACGTGCTGGATGCGGCTCTGCTGCGACCCGGTCGCTTCGATCGTCAAGTCACCGTGGACATTCCCGACATCAAGGGCCGTCTGGATGTGTTGCAGGTTCACGCCCGCAATAAGAAGATTGCCGATGATGTCTCCCTGGAAATGATCGCCCGACGCACCCCTGGGTTCTCCGGTGCCGATCTGTCTAACCTGTTGAACGAAGCCGCTATTCTCTGCGCTCGCCGCCGCAAGGAAGCGATTACGATTCAAGAGATTGACGACGCGGTCGATCGGGTTGTGGCGGGGATGGAAGGCACCCCCATGGTGGACAGCAAGAGCAAACGGCTCGTGGCCTACCATGAAGTCGGTCACGCGATCGTGGGCACGCTACTGAAGCACCACGACCCCATGCAGAAAGTCACGCTGATTCCCCGAGGCCAAGCCCGCGGTTTGACCTGGTTCATGCCCTCTGAAGATTCGGGTTTGATTTCCCGAGCACAAATCATGGCGCGGATTACTGGGGCACTGGGTGGTCGCGCTGCGGAAGATGTCGTCTTTGGTCGGGCAGAAGTCACCACGGGTGCAGGCGGAGACTTGCAACAGGTCACTGGCATGGCGCGGCAAATGGTCACCCGCTACGGCATGTCCGATCTAGGCCCACTGTCCTTAGAAAGCCAGCAGGGTGAAGTCTTCCTCGGTCGGGACTGGATGACCCGTTCCGACTGTTCAGAAGAGATTCAAGCGCGGATCGATGCCCAAGTGCGCGAGATTGCGGAACACTGCTACGAAGATGCCCGTCGGATTATTCGCGAAAACCGGGAAGTCATCGATCGCTTGGTCGATCTATTGGTGGAACGGGAAACGATCGACGGCGATGAGTTCCGCCAAATCGTTGCAGAGTATGCGGTTGTTCCTGAGAAAGAACAACTGAACGTGCGCATCTAA